The proteins below are encoded in one region of Helianthus annuus cultivar XRQ/B chromosome 2, HanXRQr2.0-SUNRISE, whole genome shotgun sequence:
- the LOC110918688 gene encoding uncharacterized protein LOC110918688, giving the protein MATIASSLFSLPSLRASAANKPHRTTTTLLPCPNFLQPNLTLKFCRLGNSYTNRKGSTVVISCLVDHNSTAEGSESNPGATIDLKLPRRSLLVQFTCNACGVRSQKLINRLAYEKGMVFVQCTGCEQYHKLVDNLNLVVEYDFREEINASPDADQV; this is encoded by the exons ATGGCCACCATAGCTTCTTCCCTCTTTTCTCTGCCTTCCCTGCGTGCAAGTGCAGCAAATAAACCTCACAGAACAACAACAACTCTTCTTCCATGCCCTAATTTCCTTCAACCCAACTTGACCCTCAAATTCTGCAG ATTGGGGAATTCTTACACAAATAGAAAGGGGTCAACCGTTGTGATTTCTTGCTTGGTTGATCATAATTCGACAGCTGAAGGATCAGAGTCAAACCCT GGAGCAACTATTGACCTCAAACTCCCAAGAAGAAGCTTGTTAGTGCAGTTTACCTGCAATGCTTGCGGTGTAAGATCACAAAAGCTCATAAACAGACTAGCTTATGAAAAAGGGATGGTTTTTGTTCAG TGTACAGGATGTGAACAGTATCACAAACTTGTTGACAATCTAAATCTTGTGGTGGAGTACGACTTTCGGGAGGAAATCAATGCGAGTCCGGATGCAGATCAAGTTTGA
- the LOC118486408 gene encoding DNL-type zinc finger protein-like, which yields MAHGHMNKESLHVSSMPAKAKQFMRATIDLKLPRRSLLVEFTCNACGVRSQKLINRLAYEKGMVFVQCTGCERYHKLVDNLNLVVEYDFREEINASPDADQV from the exons ATGGCACATGGACACATGAACAAAGAGTCTCTTCATGTTAGTTCTATGCCCGCAAAAGCCAAACAGTTTATG AGAGCAACTATTGACCTCAAACTCCCGAGAAGAAGCTTGTTAGTGGAATTTACGTGCAATGCTTGTGGCGTAAGATCACAAAAGCTCATAAACCGACTAGCTTATGAAAAAGGGATGGTTTTTGTTCAG TGTACTGGATGTGAACGGTATCACAAACTTGTTGACAATCTAAATCTTGTGGTGGAGTACGACTTTCGGGAGGAAATCAATGCGAGTCCGGATGCAGATCAAGTTTGA
- the LOC118488139 gene encoding tRNA(adenine(34)) deaminase, chloroplastic-like produces the protein MCAGAILQARIDTIVWGAPNKLLGADGSWIRLFPDVGGSGSGLDKPPAPVHPFHPNMIIRRGVLSSECADVMQQFFQLRRKKKDKKPEAESPSPPQPQPSCLPIPHHHNSKLVTKLHDVFGMMFCL, from the exons ATGTGTGCTGGAGCCATCCTTCAAGCCCGGATCGACACAATTGTATGGGGTGCTCCAAATAAGCTACTTGGAGCTGATGGCAGCTGGATCAG ACTTTTTCCTGATGTGGGTGGAAGTGGATCCGGGTTGGATAAACCGCCCGCCCCTGTGCACCCGTTTCACCCAAATATGATAATAAGAAGAGGGGTATTATCGTCCGAATGTGCGGATGTAATGCAGCAGTTTTTCCAGTTACGGAGAAAAAAGAAAGACAAGAAACCGGAAGCTGAATCACCATCTCCACCTCAACCTCAACCGTCATGTCTTCCCATCCCACACCATCATAATTCAAAGTTGGTGACGAAATTGCATGATGTCTTCGGCATGATGTTTTGTTTGTAA